In one window of Flavobacteriales bacterium DNA:
- a CDS encoding sugar transferase yields MAIINARAFQVTKYLVSDLISSAITWVIFFAFRKIYIEKSELILDDNFYRGLIIIPVYWITLYYLSGYYSNVFRKHRIQDLGFTLIQTLIGVLFLFFVLILDDKVFSYKHYYLAFLVLFSVHFFLTFIPRIFFTSRLVRRIHQRKIGFNTLLIGGNANALNIYNEISEMKQSPGFKFVGFVSINGVDNQLRESDLPYLGKYANEIRTVLRDKNIEEAIIAIESSEHESLKKIISELEGENLKLHVIPDMYDILTGSVKMTNIYGAPLIEIKTELMPAWQASVKRLMDVIISLISLVLCLPLFLIIALAIKLSSKGPIFFLQERVGLNGRPFKIIKFRSMVVNAESNGPQLSSENDSRITSVGRFLRKTRLDEFPQFVNVILGDMSLVGPRPERQFYIDQISTIAPHYKYLNKVRPGITSWGQVKYGYAENVDQMIQRMKYDLIYIENMTLALDIKIMFFTLLIIFKGKGK; encoded by the coding sequence ATGGCAATAATTAATGCAAGAGCTTTTCAGGTTACAAAATATCTGGTTTCAGATCTGATTTCTTCTGCCATCACCTGGGTGATCTTTTTTGCATTTCGAAAAATTTACATTGAGAAATCAGAATTAATTCTGGATGATAATTTCTACCGCGGATTAATTATTATTCCGGTATATTGGATAACATTGTATTACCTGAGCGGATATTATTCCAACGTATTTCGCAAACACCGAATCCAGGATTTAGGTTTTACATTAATTCAAACCTTGATCGGTGTTTTATTTTTGTTTTTCGTATTAATTCTGGATGACAAAGTGTTTAGCTATAAGCATTATTATCTTGCTTTTTTGGTATTGTTCAGTGTCCACTTTTTTCTCACGTTTATTCCACGTATTTTTTTTACATCGCGACTGGTGCGGAGAATTCATCAACGGAAAATCGGTTTCAATACCCTGCTCATTGGAGGAAATGCAAATGCATTAAATATTTACAACGAGATTTCGGAAATGAAACAATCTCCCGGATTTAAATTTGTGGGATTCGTAAGTATTAATGGAGTAGACAATCAATTACGTGAATCGGATTTACCTTATTTAGGTAAGTATGCCAATGAGATTCGAACTGTATTAAGGGATAAAAATATTGAAGAAGCTATCATTGCCATTGAAAGTTCAGAGCACGAGAGTTTGAAAAAAATAATTTCGGAACTGGAAGGTGAGAATTTAAAATTGCACGTGATTCCGGATATGTACGATATTCTCACCGGTTCGGTGAAAATGACCAATATTTACGGAGCACCTTTAATTGAAATAAAAACGGAACTAATGCCTGCATGGCAAGCCTCCGTAAAACGATTAATGGATGTCATTATATCCCTTATTTCACTTGTTTTATGTTTACCGCTATTTCTCATTATTGCTTTAGCAATAAAACTTAGTTCAAAAGGACCTATTTTTTTCCTTCAGGAACGCGTGGGCTTAAATGGTAGACCATTTAAAATTATCAAGTTTCGTTCAATGGTGGTAAATGCAGAAAGTAATGGACCACAATTATCTTCCGAAAACGATTCCCGCATCACTTCTGTTGGACGCTTTTTGCGCAAAACCAGATTGGATGAATTTCCGCAATTTGTCAATGTAATACTCGGCGATATGTCGCTTGTTGGACCACGCCCCGAACGTCAATTTTATATCGATCAGATTTCTACCATTGCTCCACATTACAAATACCTGAACAAAGTGCGCCCCGGAATTACTTCGTGGGGACAAGTAAAATACGGGTATGCCGAGAATGTTGACCAAATGATTCAGCGTATGAAATATGACTTGATTTATATTGAGAACATGACATTGGCTCTCGATATTAAAATCATGTTTTTTACGCTACTTATTATTTTTAAAGGAAAAGGAAAATGA
- a CDS encoding Gfo/Idh/MocA family oxidoreductase, whose amino-acid sequence MVKIGVFGAGHLGKIHMKCIGEVPELQLVGFYDPDDQNADQAIERFGVHRFSSMEELIDACDAIDIVTPTITHFDCAQKCLRKFRHVFVEKPITTTVDEAKILMNLAAEAKVIGQVGHVERFNPAFRGAIPFFQQPMFIECHRLAVWNPRGTDVSVVLDLMIHDIDIILSVVKSNIKRISASGVAVVSDSPDISNARIEFDNGCVANLTASRISLKNMRKTRFFQRDAYISVDFLEKKSEVVRMKQPVGEPDPFAFMIDLGGNKGKREIFFEKPDIKETNAIRDELQSFAQAIMSGTQPPVTLSDGLQALDVAYKVIEKMEVTSGIS is encoded by the coding sequence ATGGTAAAGATTGGAGTTTTTGGAGCCGGACATTTAGGTAAAATCCACATGAAATGCATTGGAGAAGTACCCGAATTGCAATTGGTAGGATTTTACGATCCGGATGATCAGAATGCAGATCAGGCCATCGAGCGTTTTGGAGTGCATCGCTTTTCCAGCATGGAAGAATTGATTGATGCCTGCGATGCCATAGATATTGTTACACCCACCATCACCCATTTCGATTGCGCACAAAAATGCCTTCGGAAATTTCGTCACGTATTCGTGGAAAAACCAATAACGACAACTGTAGATGAAGCAAAAATATTAATGAATCTGGCAGCGGAGGCGAAAGTGATTGGACAAGTCGGCCACGTTGAGCGCTTTAATCCCGCATTCAGAGGAGCCATTCCATTTTTTCAGCAACCCATGTTTATTGAATGTCACCGTTTAGCGGTGTGGAATCCACGTGGCACCGATGTAAGTGTGGTGCTGGATTTAATGATTCACGATATCGACATCATATTAAGTGTTGTTAAATCGAACATCAAACGAATCAGTGCTTCAGGTGTAGCCGTAGTTTCAGATTCTCCGGATATATCAAATGCCCGTATCGAATTTGATAATGGTTGTGTTGCCAATCTGACCGCATCCAGAATTTCATTGAAGAATATGCGCAAAACCCGCTTTTTCCAACGGGATGCTTATATATCCGTCGATTTCCTCGAAAAAAAATCGGAAGTGGTACGAATGAAACAACCTGTGGGAGAACCCGACCCCTTTGCCTTTATGATTGACTTAGGAGGCAACAAAGGTAAACGCGAAATATTTTTCGAAAAGCCTGATATAAAGGAAACTAATGCCATTCGTGACGAGCTACAATCCTTTGCTCAAGCCATCATGAGTGGTACCCAGCCCCCGGTTACTTTGTCGGACGGACTACAGGCGCTGGATGTGGCTTATAAGGTGATTGAGAAAATGGAAGTCACTTCAGGTATCTCCTAG
- a CDS encoding protein-L-isoaspartate(D-aspartate) O-methyltransferase, which yields MTDSFKQKGMRRKMIDRLRTRGIFDEPLLEAFDRIPRHIFLGDNAFDEHAYEEKAFHIGAGQTISNPFTVAFQTQLLEIKKGEKVLEIGTGCGYQTAILCQLGAKVFSIERQRELFDKAKITLNQLNFSPRLFYGDGFKGQPAFAPYDKIIVTCGAPFVPQDLVDQLKTGGIMVIPVGETEQDMIYIIKNADGSLETRDLGKFKFVPMLEEKQRSNEKLFFRKP from the coding sequence ATAACGGATTCGTTCAAGCAAAAAGGGATGAGGAGAAAGATGATTGATCGTCTCCGCACCCGTGGTATTTTCGATGAGCCTTTATTAGAGGCCTTCGATCGAATTCCGCGTCATATTTTTCTTGGTGATAATGCCTTCGATGAGCACGCTTATGAGGAGAAAGCCTTTCACATTGGTGCCGGCCAAACCATTTCCAATCCTTTTACCGTTGCCTTTCAAACTCAATTGCTGGAGATAAAAAAAGGTGAAAAAGTGCTTGAAATTGGGACAGGCTGTGGGTATCAGACTGCAATATTATGTCAACTTGGCGCAAAGGTCTTTTCCATCGAACGTCAGCGCGAACTGTTCGATAAAGCCAAAATCACGCTTAATCAACTGAATTTCAGTCCCCGATTATTTTATGGCGATGGATTTAAAGGTCAGCCTGCTTTTGCCCCTTATGATAAGATTATTGTCACCTGTGGTGCCCCATTTGTCCCCCAGGATTTGGTGGATCAATTAAAAACCGGAGGAATTATGGTTATTCCGGTGGGCGAGACCGAGCAGGACATGATATATATCATAAAAAATGCTGACGGTAGTCTTGAAACCAGAGACTTAGGTAAGTTTAAATTTGTCCCGATGCTTGAAGAGAAGCAGCGGTCGAACGAAAAATTATTTTTCAGAAAACCGTAA